The following are from one region of the Canis lupus baileyi chromosome 25, mCanLup2.hap1, whole genome shotgun sequence genome:
- the TUBA1C gene encoding tubulin alpha-1C chain isoform X2, whose product MRECISIHVGQAGVQIGNACWELYCLEHGIQPDGQMPSDKTIGGGDDSFNTFFSETGAGKHVPRAVFVDLEPTVIDEVRTGTYRQLFHPEQLITGKEDAANNYARGHYTIGKEIIDLVLDRIRKLADQCTGLQGFLVFHSFGGGTGSGFTSLLMERLSVDYGKKSKLEFSIYPAPQVSTAVVEPYNSILTTHTTLEHSDCAFMVDNEAIYDICRRNLDIERPTYTNLNRLISQIVSSITASLRFDGALNVDLTEFQTNLVPYPRIHFPLATYAPVISAEKAYHEQLTVAEITNACFEPANQMVKCDPRHGKYMACCLLYRGDVVPKDVNAAIATIKTKRSIQFVDWCPTGFKVGINYQPPTVVPGGDLAKVQRAVCMLSNTTAIAEAWARLDHKFDLMYAKRAFVHWYVGEGMEEGEFSEAREDMAALEKDYEEVGADSAEGEDEGEEY is encoded by the exons CGTGAGTGCATCTCCATCCACGTTGGCCAGGCAGGTGTCCAGATCGGCAATGCCTGCTGGGAGCTCTATTGCCTGGAACACGGCATTCAGCCCGATGGCCAGATGCCAAGTGACAAGACCATTGGGGGAGGAGATGACTCCTTCAACACCTTCTTCAGTGAGACGGGCGCTGGCAAGCATGTGCCCAGGGCAGTGTTTGTAGACCTGGAGCCCACAGTCATTG atgaAGTTCGCACTGGCACCTACCGCCAGCTCTTCCACCCTGAGCAGCTCATCACAGGCAAGGAAGATGCTGCCAATAACTATGCCCGAGGGCACTACACCATTGGCAAGGAGATCATTGACCTTGTCTTGGACCGAATTCGGAAGCTG GCTGACCAGTGCACGGGTCTTCAGGGCTTCTTGGTTTTCCACAGCTTTGGCGGGGGAACCGGTTCTGGGTTCACCTCCCTGCTGATGGAACGTCTCTCTGTCGATTATGGCAAGAAGTCCAAGCTAGAGTTCTCCATCTACCCTGCCCCCCAGGTGTCCACAGCTGTCGTAGAGCCCTACAACTCCATCCTCACCACCCACACCACCCTGGAGCACTCTGATTGTGCCTTCATGGTAGACAATGAGGCCATCTATGACATCTGTCGTAGAAACCTCGATATTGAGCGCCCAACTTACACTAACCTTAACCGCCTTATTAGCCAGATTGTGTCCTCCATCACGGCTTCCCTCAGATTTGATGGAGCCCTGAATGTGGATCTGACGGAGTTCCAGACCAACCTGGTGCCCTATCCCCGCATCCACTTCCCTCTGGCCACATATGCCCCTGTCATCTCTGCTGAGAAAGCCTACCATGAACAGCTTACCGTAGCAGAGATCACCAATGCATGCTTTGAGCCAGCCAACCAGATGGTGAAATGTGACCCTCGCCATGGTAAATACATGGCTTGCTGCCTGTTGTACCGTGGTGATGTGGTTCCCAAAGATGTCAATGCTGCCATTGCCACCATCAAGACCAAGCGCAGCATCCAGTTTGTGGACTGGTGCCCCACTGGCTTCAAAGTGGGCATTAACTACCAGCCTCCCACTGTGGTACCCGGTGGAGACCTGGCCAAAGTACAGCGAGCTGTGTGCATGCTGAGCAACACCACAGCCATTGCTGAGGCCTGGGCTCGCCTGGACCACAAGTTTGACCTGATGTATGCCAAGCGTGCCTTTGTTCACTGGTATGTGGGTGAGGGCATGGAGGAAGGAGAGTTTTCTGAGGCCCGTGAGGACATGGCTGCCCTGGAGAAGGATTATGAGGAGGTTGGAGCGGATAGTGCTGAGGGAGAGGATGAGGGTGAAGAGTATTAA
- the TUBA1C gene encoding tubulin alpha-1C chain isoform X1, which translates to MRECISIHVGQAGVQIGNACWELYCLEHGIQPDGQMPSDKTIGGGDDSFNTFFSETGAGKHVPRAVFVDLEPTVIDEVRTGTYRQLFHPEQLITGKEDAANNYARGHYTIGKEIIDLVLDRIRKLADQCTGLQGFLVFHSFGGGTGSGFTSLLMERLSVDYGKKSKLEFSIYPAPQVSTAVVEPYNSILTTHTTLEHSDCAFMVDNEAIYDICRRNLDIERPTYTNLNRLISQIVSSITASLRFDGALNVDLTEFQTNLVPYPRIHFPLATYAPVISAEKAYHEQLTVAEITNACFEPANQMVKCDPRHGKYMACCLLYRGDVVPKDVNAAIATIKTKRSIQFVDWCPTGFKVGINYQPPTVVPGGDLAKVQRAVCMLSNTTAIAEAWARLDHKFDLMYAKRAFVHWYVGEGMEEGEFSEAREDMAALEKDYEEVGADSAEGEDEGEEY; encoded by the exons ATG CGTGAGTGCATCTCCATCCACGTTGGCCAGGCAGGTGTCCAGATCGGCAATGCCTGCTGGGAGCTCTATTGCCTGGAACACGGCATTCAGCCCGATGGCCAGATGCCAAGTGACAAGACCATTGGGGGAGGAGATGACTCCTTCAACACCTTCTTCAGTGAGACGGGCGCTGGCAAGCATGTGCCCAGGGCAGTGTTTGTAGACCTGGAGCCCACAGTCATTG atgaAGTTCGCACTGGCACCTACCGCCAGCTCTTCCACCCTGAGCAGCTCATCACAGGCAAGGAAGATGCTGCCAATAACTATGCCCGAGGGCACTACACCATTGGCAAGGAGATCATTGACCTTGTCTTGGACCGAATTCGGAAGCTG GCTGACCAGTGCACGGGTCTTCAGGGCTTCTTGGTTTTCCACAGCTTTGGCGGGGGAACCGGTTCTGGGTTCACCTCCCTGCTGATGGAACGTCTCTCTGTCGATTATGGCAAGAAGTCCAAGCTAGAGTTCTCCATCTACCCTGCCCCCCAGGTGTCCACAGCTGTCGTAGAGCCCTACAACTCCATCCTCACCACCCACACCACCCTGGAGCACTCTGATTGTGCCTTCATGGTAGACAATGAGGCCATCTATGACATCTGTCGTAGAAACCTCGATATTGAGCGCCCAACTTACACTAACCTTAACCGCCTTATTAGCCAGATTGTGTCCTCCATCACGGCTTCCCTCAGATTTGATGGAGCCCTGAATGTGGATCTGACGGAGTTCCAGACCAACCTGGTGCCCTATCCCCGCATCCACTTCCCTCTGGCCACATATGCCCCTGTCATCTCTGCTGAGAAAGCCTACCATGAACAGCTTACCGTAGCAGAGATCACCAATGCATGCTTTGAGCCAGCCAACCAGATGGTGAAATGTGACCCTCGCCATGGTAAATACATGGCTTGCTGCCTGTTGTACCGTGGTGATGTGGTTCCCAAAGATGTCAATGCTGCCATTGCCACCATCAAGACCAAGCGCAGCATCCAGTTTGTGGACTGGTGCCCCACTGGCTTCAAAGTGGGCATTAACTACCAGCCTCCCACTGTGGTACCCGGTGGAGACCTGGCCAAAGTACAGCGAGCTGTGTGCATGCTGAGCAACACCACAGCCATTGCTGAGGCCTGGGCTCGCCTGGACCACAAGTTTGACCTGATGTATGCCAAGCGTGCCTTTGTTCACTGGTATGTGGGTGAGGGCATGGAGGAAGGAGAGTTTTCTGAGGCCCGTGAGGACATGGCTGCCCTGGAGAAGGATTATGAGGAGGTTGGAGCGGATAGTGCTGAGGGAGAGGATGAGGGTGAAGAGTATTAA